The region GCTGGAGCGCAGCCGGCAGGCTCCACGCACTCTGCTTGAAACTCTGCGGCCATTTCTGACGGCAGGTCTGATAGAGCTGGCTTAATAGGTTCAATGGTGATGACGCCGGCTCTCACCTTCCCACCATGCCAGCTGCGGCATGCTCCATGATGTACCTGGAGGAGTCATGAGCGCCATTACACGAGGGACCCCGGACGATACCCGGCGCGAACGTGAGGACGTGGGACGCGAAACTGCAACTGGCCCGGCGAGAGCAGTGGCTCACCCCTCATGGCGCTTTCAGGACCGCTTCGAACTGTGGATCGACTGGATGGTCCGCAACTCGGCCGGACAATGGCATCCGCACCAGAGTGTGCTGCAACGCAGCTACCGCACCCGCGAAGACACCCTGCTGCACGCTGAACGCATTATTCTTCGCGGGGACTTTCCAATGCAGGGGCGCTCGGTGACCCCTGTCACGCTGATCCGGAACCGCCGGGAAGAGCTGCTCGCCGCCTTCCGTGCTGCGGAGGGTGACGGCGTCACGCTGATCCGCGAGGTGCTGTTTCCGGTCGGCGAGTACGCCCTGAGCCTGAAAGTCACCTGCGAGCGCGTGGCTGATGAGGTCCGGACCAGTTTTGCGCATGCTGGCAATCCTCTGCGCAGCCTGGCGGGTCAGTCTGTAAAGCTGACGGTCCTGATCGAGCATCCCTATGATGTCCTCAGCCGCGCTGAAGGTGTTCTGGAAATGGGGGAGCTTGGGGCCCGCGTGGGCTCGGAAGTCCTGACCTTTCAGGGTGGCGCCGGTGTGACGGGGGTGCCCTACCGGCACGCCACGGTGGCGGTTTCGCGCGGGCTGCTTAAAAGGCCCATGCTGTACCGCTTTGAACTTTTGCAGGCGCCCGACGAGCCCTGACTTTAGATCTGGGATTCCAGAGCGCGCAGCGACGGTCAATTTCTTCAGGCGCAGGCCAGCGGCGTTCCAAGCTCCTGCATCACAGCTTCGTGGCGGGAAAGGACTGGTGAGAAGTGCTCAGCAGATGCAGAATCTTTCCGCGCACATCCCGGCGGTACTGACGTGAAGTCACTCATATCAGGCACCTGCTGACGCGGCCCTGTCCAGCCCCTGACAGCTCTCTGCCAACAGGCCGATTGAAATCCGGGCCGGCAGACCCGTAGACTTCCTGAGCAGTGACCGGGAAGAGTACCCGGAGATGGCACCGACAGGGAGCCCTGGGCCAAGACTGAGAGCCTGGGCCGGACCGCCACCGGAGAACGTCACCCGCGAGCATGTCGGAAGAACCCCCCAACCGGGGCCAGTAGACCCGTCCGGGCGCGCCCGTTACAGCGCACTATGAGCGCCCCTGACACTACGCAGGGGAAACGCGGTGGTACCACGGGACTTTTCCTCTTCGTCTCGTCCGCACAGAACCTGTCGCAAAGGCAGGTTCCGGCGGGCGGGATTTTGGCTTGTATGGAGGATCCGGATGACACAGGCAGGCGTACAGAAAGAAGGAGAGAAACCATGACGACCGGTGCCCCGGAACTGCAGGGGTACTCTCTTCCTCTGGCGCAGGCTCTGGCCCTGCCAGTGCGGCAGCGGGCCCTGGCTTATGTCACCCGTGGCCAGCAGGAACTGCTGGTGTTCGAACACACGCCCGAGTACCCGGATGCCGGCGTTCAGGTTCCGGCTGGTGGCGTGGAGGCTGGCGAAGGTCCTGCGCAGGCCGCCGTACGTGAGCTGTTCGAGGAGACAGGACTGCCCCTGCACTCCCCGGTGCACATCGCCTCTTTCCACCTGACACGTGCACAACGGTCGCAGGTGTATCACTTTTTCTGGCTGCGTGCGCCACTGGATACCCCGGACGCCTGGGCACACCGTGTCACAAGCGGAGACGGCGATCACGGCATGACCTTTCTCTGCCGCTTCGCGCCGCTGGACCACCCCGAACTTATCCCCGATTACGGATATGAAATCGCCATTCCACTGCTCAAACTGCTGCTCAAGGAGAACCCATGACCGACACGACTGATCACCTGACCGAGAACGAAGGGCCGCTGGCCAAGCAGTTTGAGCCCCAGAGTGTGGAGCCGCAGTGGAGCAACCGCTGGCGTACCGAGCCGTTCCGGGCTGACGCGAGCAGCGGCCGCGAGCCTTTCACGATTGTGATTCCGCCGCCCAACGTGACCGGCAGCCTGCACCTGGGTCACGCGCTGGACAACACCCTGATCGACACGCTGATCCGCTTCAAGCGCATGCGCGGCTTCGAGGCGTTGTTCCTGCCGGGCACGGACCACGCCGGCATCAGCACCCAGGTGGTCGTGGAGCGGCAGCTCAAGGAACAGGGGCTGAGCCGCTTTGATCTGGGCCGCGAAGCTTTTCTGGAAAAGGTGTGGGCCTGGAAGGAGGAGTCGGGCGGCACGATCCTGAACCAGCTGACCCGCCTGGGTGTCAGCGCCGACTGGACCCGTGAGCGCTTCACGATGGACGAAGGGCTCTCCAAAGCGGTGCGCCACCAGTTCGTGCGGCTGTACCACGAGGGCGCGGCCTACCGCGGCGAGCGCATCGTGAACTGGGACCCGGCCAGCCAGACCACCCTGTCGGAACTGGAGATCGACCGCGAGGTGCGCAAGGGCAAGATGTACACCCTGGCTTACAAGCTGGCTGACCCTTCCACACCCGCCAGCAACGGCGAGCCGGGAGAGATCCGGATTGCCACCGTGCGCCCGGAAACCATCTTTGCCGATCAGGCCATCGCGGTGCATCCGGCCGATCCACGCTTCGCACACCTGATCGGCCAGCAGGCGCGCATTCCGCTGACTGACCGCACCGTGCCGATCATTGCGGACGAGGCGGTCGAGATGGAGTTCGGCGTGGGGGCACTGAAAATCACACCCGCGCACGACCCCACCGATTTCGAAGTGGGCGAGCGTCATGGGCTGCCCAGGCCCAGCGTGATTGACCTGCACGGCAACCTGACGGGTGAACTGGTGCCAGAGGCATTCCGGGGCCTGGAGCGTTTTGCGGCGCGCAAGGCAGTTGTCAAGGCCCTGCAGGAGTCCGGCGAACTGCTTGAGGAGAAGGATCACGACACGGCCATCGGCCTCAGTGAGCGCACCAAGGTTCCGGTCGAGCCTATCGTGAGCACCCAGTGGTTCGTGCGCATGAAACCCTTTGCCGATCAGGTGCTTGAGGGCCTGGACAAAGGCGAGATCAAACTGACGCCCGAGCGCTACACCAAGGTCAACCGCGACTGGCTGGAGAACATCCGTGACTGGAACATCTCACGGCAGCTGTGGTGGGGCCACCAGATTCCAGCCTGGTACGACGATGAAGGCAACATCTACGTGCCTGATCCCGAGAAGCCGGATCTGGACTGCGACAAGGACCCACGTTACGCGCACCTGAACCTGAGGCGCGACCAGGACGTGTTCGACACCTGGTTTTCCAGCAACCTGTGGCCTTTTTCTACCCTGGGCTGGCCTGACACTGACGCGGAGGACTTCCGCAAGTTCTATCCCACACAGGTGCTGGTCACCGGCTACGACATCCTGTTTTTCTGGGTGGCCCGGATGCAGATGGCCGGATACGGCCTGACCGGTCGGGCGCCGTTCTCGACGGTCATGCTGCACGGCCTGTACCTGGATGCCAAAGGCCAGAAAATGTCCAAGAGCAAGGGCAACGGGGTAGACCCGCTGGAACTGTTCGACCAGTACGGGGTGGACGCCTGCCGCTTTGCCTTCACGTTCCTGTCTACCGGCGGCCAGGACATCAAGCACGACCCGCGCCGCTTCGAGCAGGGCCGCAACTTTGCCAACAAGCTGTGGAACGCCACCCGCTTTGCGCTGATGCGCCTGGGTGAGGCGGCTCCCAACATGACAGACGACGAGAACCTGAGCGCTTACGTGCGCCGCGCGGTGGTGCCCGGCAATGCCGACCTGCTGCGCAGCCAGGCGGTGCTGGGTGTGCTGCGCACCAGAGATGACCTGACGCTGGCCGACCGCTGGATCATCAGCCGCCTGAATGCGGTGACGCAGGAAGCGACCGCGCAGCTGGAGGCCTTCGATATCGGGGCGGCCATCCGCACGCTGTACAGCTTTACCTGGGACGAGTTCTGCGATTGGTACATCGAGGCTGCCAAACCTGCCCTCAGTGAAGGCCGTCTGGGCACCCTGGGGACGCTTAAGGCCGTGCTGGAACACATTCTGAAACTGCTGCACCCCTTCATGCCCTTTGTTACCAGCGAACTGTACGAAGCGCTGGGCCACCGCCGTCAGCTGGCCCTGCGGATCTGGCCTCAGGCCGACGAAACGCTGCATGACGCCGAG is a window of Deinococcus deserti VCD115 DNA encoding:
- a CDS encoding NUDIX hydrolase: MTTGAPELQGYSLPLAQALALPVRQRALAYVTRGQQELLVFEHTPEYPDAGVQVPAGGVEAGEGPAQAAVRELFEETGLPLHSPVHIASFHLTRAQRSQVYHFFWLRAPLDTPDAWAHRVTSGDGDHGMTFLCRFAPLDHPELIPDYGYEIAIPLLKLLLKENP
- a CDS encoding valine--tRNA ligase, with the translated sequence MTDTTDHLTENEGPLAKQFEPQSVEPQWSNRWRTEPFRADASSGREPFTIVIPPPNVTGSLHLGHALDNTLIDTLIRFKRMRGFEALFLPGTDHAGISTQVVVERQLKEQGLSRFDLGREAFLEKVWAWKEESGGTILNQLTRLGVSADWTRERFTMDEGLSKAVRHQFVRLYHEGAAYRGERIVNWDPASQTTLSELEIDREVRKGKMYTLAYKLADPSTPASNGEPGEIRIATVRPETIFADQAIAVHPADPRFAHLIGQQARIPLTDRTVPIIADEAVEMEFGVGALKITPAHDPTDFEVGERHGLPRPSVIDLHGNLTGELVPEAFRGLERFAARKAVVKALQESGELLEEKDHDTAIGLSERTKVPVEPIVSTQWFVRMKPFADQVLEGLDKGEIKLTPERYTKVNRDWLENIRDWNISRQLWWGHQIPAWYDDEGNIYVPDPEKPDLDCDKDPRYAHLNLRRDQDVFDTWFSSNLWPFSTLGWPDTDAEDFRKFYPTQVLVTGYDILFFWVARMQMAGYGLTGRAPFSTVMLHGLYLDAKGQKMSKSKGNGVDPLELFDQYGVDACRFAFTFLSTGGQDIKHDPRRFEQGRNFANKLWNATRFALMRLGEAAPNMTDDENLSAYVRRAVVPGNADLLRSQAVLGVLRTRDDLTLADRWIISRLNAVTQEATAQLEAFDIGAAIRTLYSFTWDEFCDWYIEAAKPALSEGRLGTLGTLKAVLEHILKLLHPFMPFVTSELYEALGHRRQLALRIWPQADETLHDAEATRAFDALRAAVSAARSLKSELGLSPQDRLGVLVEGDLAGTVHENARVVESIARVTLVSGLEGRTLSAVEQGVIIRAPLEGTVEIGDWLGKQKKRLQELDKQIRQAQGKLSNEGFVARAPAEVIEEERRRVTDFSAQKERLEQVLAQFE